Proteins from a genomic interval of Nostoc sp. TCL240-02:
- a CDS encoding SDR family oxidoreductase: MEIQGKVALITGASRGIGRAIALELAQQGIKRLILVARDRQKLVEVAKEIEAMGTETAIVPLDLTQTIEVNIAVAQLWRNFGQIHLLVNCAGVAYQSSFLQSKMPQVQEEISVNLLGMYNLTSLIARRMVSQRQGIIVNVSSLMGKVAAPTMATYSATKFAILGFTQALRQELAEHNIRVIALLPSLTDTDMVRDLKLFRWVIPMTPQQVAKALVAGMQNDSPEILVGWQSHLAVLCQRLAPWLLELILRIATPPAPRKQQPAERLNKLIPKLNFLNRIHRFGDLFLSRT; this comes from the coding sequence ATGGAGATTCAAGGTAAAGTTGCTCTGATTACAGGGGCTTCGCGTGGGATTGGACGAGCGATCGCCCTCGAACTAGCGCAACAAGGCATCAAGCGGCTGATATTGGTAGCACGCGATCGCCAAAAGTTAGTCGAGGTAGCTAAAGAAATCGAGGCGATGGGAACCGAAACTGCGATCGTGCCATTAGATTTGACTCAGACTATTGAAGTAAATATCGCTGTTGCCCAACTGTGGCGCAATTTCGGACAGATTCACCTGCTGGTTAATTGTGCGGGTGTCGCATACCAAAGCTCATTTTTGCAATCCAAGATGCCTCAAGTTCAAGAAGAAATTTCTGTGAACTTGTTAGGGATGTACAACCTCACGAGTCTGATCGCTCGACGTATGGTCAGCCAAAGGCAAGGGATAATCGTTAATGTATCGAGTCTGATGGGGAAGGTTGCAGCACCAACAATGGCGACATACTCAGCAACCAAGTTTGCCATCTTAGGATTCACCCAAGCTTTGCGCCAAGAACTAGCTGAACACAATATCCGAGTGATTGCATTACTGCCTTCTCTGACAGACACAGACATGGTGCGCGACTTAAAATTATTTCGCTGGGTGATCCCCATGACTCCGCAGCAAGTAGCCAAAGCACTCGTCGCCGGAATGCAGAATGATTCACCAGAAATTTTAGTCGGCTGGCAGAGTCATTTAGCCGTATTGTGTCAACGCCTTGCCCCTTGGTTATTAGAGCTAATTTTACGAATCGCAACTCCACCAGCGCCAAGAAAACAACAGCCTGCTGAAAGACTCAACAAGCTGATCCCGAAACTGAATTTTTTAAACAGAATCCATCGTTTCGGTGATTTGTTCTTGTCAAGAACATGA
- a CDS encoding alpha/beta hydrolase has translation MKKFLRYLGLGLLSTFLTSTPGLAAERISFFYPPFGEFSLSVDSLETFAKVGKIDQDFSFYASRATPQQLAQLRDLLQQRFNITPTLVSQVTYSPIGEEVVQQLGKLLLTESRQNGFYAIRASLILAAADREGLTVVNLLRKFPSNTMRVNFTEGLRIVDDLSQLLKKKDEVVASLQKEAITQAANSTVDFSKQPDLRSPGKFRWQKKSLELNDVSRSRRLPVDIYLPTTQNSEPTDQNSQSPPFPLIVISHGLASDRSTFVYLAEHLASYRFAVAVLEHPGSNAKRFQEYFAGLASPPEPEEFINRPLDIKYLLDELQRLEKSDPTLHGKLNFQQVGAIGQSFGGYTVLTLAGATINFEQLRQDCNPNYSSFNLSLLLQCEASKLPQKNYELKDDRIKAIMAINPIDSLVLGESGVSQIKMPVMLVAGSQDIFAPPVFEQIRPFTWLSDPNKYLALIENATHFSAIAEPTPENDVLPVPPALLGPDRDAVYSYLNALSIAFMETHLLNRPEYRSYLQPSYATFISKEPLNLSILQSLSVAQFNQIWSASIPQSTKLSNPQPTPR, from the coding sequence ATGAAAAAATTTCTGAGATACCTGGGTTTAGGTTTGCTATCTACCTTTTTGACTTCTACTCCCGGATTGGCGGCTGAACGCATTAGCTTTTTTTATCCTCCCTTCGGCGAATTCTCGTTGTCGGTGGACTCGCTGGAAACTTTTGCGAAAGTTGGGAAAATCGATCAAGATTTTTCATTTTATGCTAGCCGTGCTACTCCTCAACAACTCGCTCAACTGCGGGATTTGCTCCAGCAAAGGTTCAATATCACTCCTACTTTAGTATCTCAAGTCACTTACTCACCGATCGGCGAGGAGGTAGTGCAACAACTAGGAAAATTACTCCTCACTGAGTCTCGACAGAACGGCTTCTATGCCATACGCGCCTCTTTGATTTTGGCTGCTGCCGATCGAGAGGGTTTAACAGTGGTAAATTTGCTGCGGAAATTTCCTAGCAATACTATGCGGGTGAATTTCACAGAAGGGTTAAGGATCGTTGATGACTTATCACAGTTGCTCAAGAAAAAGGATGAAGTTGTAGCTTCTCTTCAAAAAGAAGCGATCACTCAAGCAGCCAATTCAACTGTTGACTTCTCAAAACAACCAGATTTGCGATCGCCAGGAAAATTCCGTTGGCAGAAAAAAAGCCTGGAGTTAAATGACGTTTCTCGCTCACGCCGTCTACCGGTAGATATCTATTTACCTACAACTCAAAACTCAGAACCCACAGATCAAAATTCTCAGTCTCCTCCCTTCCCCCTGATTGTCATTTCTCATGGTCTTGCTTCAGACCGCTCTACCTTTGTCTACCTGGCTGAACATCTAGCATCATACCGTTTTGCTGTTGCTGTACTGGAACACCCTGGTAGTAATGCCAAACGCTTTCAGGAATACTTTGCAGGTTTGGCAAGTCCACCAGAACCAGAGGAATTTATCAACCGACCTTTGGATATCAAGTATCTCCTTGATGAACTCCAGCGTCTAGAAAAATCTGATCCCACTCTCCACGGAAAACTCAATTTTCAGCAAGTTGGGGCGATTGGCCAGTCTTTTGGTGGTTATACCGTTTTGACTCTAGCAGGAGCAACGATTAACTTTGAGCAACTGCGCCAAGATTGTAATCCCAATTATTCATCCTTTAATTTGTCGCTGTTGTTGCAGTGTGAAGCAAGTAAGTTACCCCAAAAAAATTATGAACTCAAAGACGATCGCATCAAGGCAATCATGGCGATTAATCCGATTGACAGCTTAGTTTTGGGTGAGAGCGGAGTCAGTCAAATTAAAATGCCTGTAATGCTGGTAGCAGGTAGTCAAGATATTTTCGCCCCACCTGTATTTGAGCAAATTCGCCCCTTCACTTGGCTTTCTGATCCCAATAAGTACCTGGCTTTGATTGAAAACGCCACCCACTTTTCAGCGATCGCAGAACCTACTCCTGAAAATGATGTCTTACCTGTGCCACCTGCCTTACTAGGCCCCGATCGCGATGCTGTTTATTCCTATCTCAATGCCCTCAGCATCGCTTTTATGGAAACCCATCTCCTTAACCGCCCTGAATACCGTTCCTATTTGCAGCCATCTTATGCCACATTTATCAGCAAAGAGCCGCTTAATCTCAGTATTTTACAGTCGTTATCGGTAGCTCAATTTAATCAAATCTGGAGTGCGTCAATTCCCCAGTCAACCAAACTATCAAATCCTCAACCTACCCCGCGTTAG
- a CDS encoding Uma2 family endonuclease has protein sequence MAASVEHGLNNSASIPPLESGDRLTRHEFERRYTAMPNKKAELIEGVVYVASPLRFRSHGLPHGNLIIWLGNYKVSTPGVELGDNATVRLDLDNEPQPDVLLLIEKPARGQTYISEDDYIEGAPELVAEVAASSASIDLHDKKRAYRRNGVQEYIVWQTLENKLDWFCLQNGEYLPLVADADGVIKSRVFPGLWLAVTSLITGDMTKVLAVLQQGLNSQEHAKFVECLA, from the coding sequence ATGGCGGCTTCTGTAGAACATGGCTTAAATAATAGCGCTTCCATCCCTCCCTTAGAAAGTGGCGATCGCTTAACCCGCCACGAATTTGAGCGTCGTTATACAGCAATGCCTAATAAAAAAGCAGAATTAATCGAAGGAGTCGTCTACGTGGCATCACCACTGCGTTTTAGAAGTCATGGTTTACCTCATGGAAACTTAATTATCTGGTTAGGGAATTACAAAGTTTCCACTCCAGGGGTAGAGTTAGGCGACAATGCTACCGTGCGCTTAGATTTAGATAATGAACCACAGCCTGATGTTTTGCTGTTGATAGAAAAACCAGCCAGGGGACAGACATATATCAGTGAGGATGATTATATAGAAGGCGCACCGGAATTAGTCGCAGAAGTTGCAGCTAGTAGTGCATCTATTGATTTGCACGACAAAAAACGCGCCTACCGTCGCAATGGAGTGCAGGAATATATCGTCTGGCAGACTTTAGAGAATAAACTGGACTGGTTCTGTTTGCAAAATGGTGAATATTTGCCACTTGTAGCAGATGCAGATGGTGTGATTAAAAGTAGAGTATTTCCAGGTTTGTGGTTAGCTGTCACCTCACTAATCACAGGGGATATGACGAAAGTTTTAGCAGTGCTGCAACAAGGGTTAAATTCACAAGAACACGCGAAGTTTGTTGAGTGTTTAGCTTAG
- a CDS encoding malic enzyme-like NAD(P)-binding protein, with product MADLTPNSSFSLTLRLQIPNRVGMLASVTQAIATTGGNLGQIDLIEQTRKESTRDITVDAASTEHAETIVQAVKALPDIKLLSVYDRTFNLHRGGKISITSRIPLKSVSDLAMAYTPGVGRICTAIAQDPEEVYKLTIKQNTVAIVTDGSAVLGLGNLGPAAALPVMEGKAMLFKEFAGLDAFPICLATQDTEEIIQTVKNIAPVFGGVNLEDIAAPRCFEIEKRLREELDIPVFHDDQHGTAIVTLAALFNSLKLVNKAMAEIRIVINGAGAAGVAIARLLRKAGAEKIWMCDSKGIISNSRTDLTEEKLEFAVKAQGTLAGAMQGADVFIGVSAPGVLTPEMVHSMAKDSIVFAMANPIPEIQPELISKDVAVIATGRSDYPNQINNVLAFPGVFRGALDCRAKTITTTMYLEAANAIASLVKPSDLNREHIIPSVFDERVVNAVAAAVQQAARQEGIAQN from the coding sequence ATGGCAGACCTAACTCCTAATTCTAGTTTTAGTTTGACACTGCGCTTGCAGATTCCCAATCGTGTGGGAATGTTAGCGTCAGTAACCCAGGCGATCGCAACTACTGGCGGCAATCTCGGTCAAATTGATTTAATCGAGCAAACCCGCAAAGAGTCCACCCGCGATATTACCGTTGATGCTGCTAGTACCGAACACGCTGAAACCATTGTGCAAGCAGTCAAGGCATTGCCAGACATCAAGTTACTCAGTGTCTACGATCGCACCTTTAATTTGCATCGCGGTGGCAAAATCAGCATTACTAGCAGAATTCCTTTAAAGAGTGTATCCGATCTCGCAATGGCTTACACGCCTGGAGTTGGTCGAATTTGTACAGCGATCGCTCAAGATCCAGAGGAAGTTTACAAGTTAACCATCAAACAAAACACTGTTGCCATTGTTACCGATGGTAGTGCCGTTTTGGGATTAGGAAATCTTGGGCCAGCAGCAGCCTTACCCGTCATGGAAGGCAAAGCAATGCTATTCAAGGAATTTGCGGGGCTAGATGCTTTTCCCATCTGTCTGGCAACCCAAGATACAGAAGAGATTATCCAGACAGTTAAAAATATCGCGCCAGTTTTTGGGGGTGTGAATTTAGAAGATATCGCTGCACCTCGCTGCTTTGAAATTGAAAAGAGATTGCGCGAAGAGTTAGATATCCCCGTTTTTCATGACGATCAGCACGGTACGGCCATTGTCACCTTAGCAGCGTTGTTTAACTCTCTAAAACTGGTAAATAAGGCAATGGCAGAAATCCGCATCGTGATTAACGGTGCTGGGGCGGCGGGAGTAGCGATCGCTCGCTTACTCCGGAAAGCTGGAGCAGAAAAAATCTGGATGTGCGACTCTAAAGGGATTATCTCTAACAGTCGTACCGATTTGACAGAAGAAAAACTTGAATTTGCCGTGAAAGCTCAAGGTACGTTAGCGGGTGCAATGCAAGGGGCAGATGTATTTATTGGAGTCAGCGCACCAGGAGTTTTGACACCAGAAATGGTGCATTCAATGGCGAAAGATTCAATTGTGTTTGCAATGGCAAATCCCATTCCAGAGATTCAGCCAGAATTAATCAGTAAAGATGTTGCTGTTATCGCCACCGGTCGCAGCGATTACCCCAATCAAATTAATAACGTCCTAGCTTTTCCTGGGGTATTCCGTGGTGCTTTAGATTGTCGGGCCAAGACAATTACCACCACAATGTATTTGGAAGCTGCAAATGCGATCGCTTCTTTAGTCAAGCCTTCAGATTTGAATCGGGAACATATTATTCCTTCAGTCTTTGATGAGCGAGTCGTCAATGCTGTTGCTGCTGCTGTACAACAAGCAGCGCGTCAAGAAGGTATCGCTCAGAATTAA